The genomic region GTCGGGAGTCGCGGCGGACAGGTGTTCGAGGGCCGAGAGTGCGGTGAACAGGGGGACCGGGATGCCGTTGGGGTCCAGCATGGCGGCCATTTCCAGGACCGGACGGGCCAGGCCGGGTGGGGCGGTCTGGTCGGCCAGCTCGATGGACAGCGACCAGGTGGCGTCCACGGTCGCCTGGTGGTCGTCCGGCAGGGACTGGCCGTCGGGCAGGGAGTCGGCCAGGCGTCTGCGCCGGTCGGCCAGCCGGGCGCGGTACTCGGCGACCGTGGTGATCAAGGGGTTGTCGGCGAGGTAGGCGGCGGCCTGGGCCAGCGCCAGGGGCAGGTGGCCGAGGTCTTGGGCCAGGGCGGTCAGCTGCTCGTGCTGGGGCAGCTTCGCGCGGAGGTAGTTCAGCGACTCGGCCGGGGTGTACTCGCCGACCGGGACGAACCGGCGGCCGTCGCCGAGCAGGGCCGCGTCGCGGCGGCGGGTGGTGACCACGGTGTGGCCGGAGGCGGTGTGCGGGGGCCACAGGCCGCGCAGGTCGGCGGGCAGCTGGAGGTCGTCGAGCACCACCAGCCACCGCTCGCCGGTGCTGGTCAGCCACTCGATCAACCGCGCCGCGCCGCGGTCGGAGTCCGGGTCGTCGATGCCGGTCAGCAGGCGCGCGGCGTCGGCGTAGGCCGAGGTGATCGCGCTGCGCGAAGCGGCGGTGACCCAGATCAGCACGTCCAGCTCGCCCGCTTGCCAGCGGGTGCGGGCGTGGTCGGCGGCCAGCTGGGTCTTGCCGACGCCGCCCAGTCCGGACACCACGCTGGTGGTGGCCGCCTGGCCCAGCTCGTCGGCCACGGCACGATTCTGGAACGCGCCCGCCCTCGGCGGCAGCACTCCGAACGCCCACGGCCGGTTGACCTGGCGCAGGGATGGCTGGTGGAGGTGGACGGCGTCGATGTGGTTGGCCTGCACCAGGTTTCCGGCCACGTCACCCACCAGCTGGTTCTCACCAGCGGGCAGGGGGGAGTCGTGGCCGGACATGCGGCCAATCCTCGCCCAACCATCGCGCGTGTTCGCCAGGTTCGCGTCGTTCCACTCGTTCGGCTGAACCGGGGCGGCGGCAGGTTGGCCCGCCGCCCCGGTTCACCTGTTCAGCGGGCCAGGTCCGCGGTCAAGCCGTAGGTGCGGCCGCCGAAGGTCACCCGCCAGTTGCCCGGGGTCGCGATCGGCAGGAAGTAGCGCACCTGTAGCTCCAGCGTGCGGCCCGGTGGGATCGTCCGACCGGCCGGCAGGGTGAACGAGGCGTGCTGGAAGTCGCCCTTCAACCCGCCGATGTTCGGGCCGGTGTGGCCCTTGCGGGTCACGGTCAGGCCGAAGCCGGACTGGTCGTTCATGCTGCCGGGGGCGCTGGTGCCGTAGTCGAACTCCACCTTCGCCCCGGCCGGGATGGTGGTCGTCGACCGGTTGGTCAGGCGCACCCTCGGCGTGATCGGGTAGTTGGCGTCCCCCAGGGCGAAACCGGTCAGCTCCACGCCCACGTCCAGCACATCCGCCGGTCGGGGAGTGGCGGACTTGGTGTTGCCGTAGGGGGCCGCGCCGCGCAGGCCGTCGTTGATCGTGGTGATCAGGTCCTGGCCCATCTGGTACTGCCCGGTCTTGGCGTCCCAGGCCGAGTCACCGGCCAGCTCCCAGATCATCAGGCCGCCGATGCCCTTGTCCGCCACGTACTTCGCCTTGGCCGCCAGGGACTGTTCGTCCTCTGTGGACAGGAACACCTTCTTCTGCTCGTTCCACAGCCAGGGGGAGACCAGGGTGCTGTCGTAGTTGCGGGCATAGGTGCCGGTGAGCTGGTTCTTGGGGTCCTTGGGGTCGAGTCCGTAGGCCTCCAGGTAGTCGGGGGTGATGCCTTCTTCGAGGTTCTTGGCGTGCCACATGGGGTTCACGCCGGAGGGGACCTCGTCACCGGCGGCGGTCTCGTCGTGCCACAGGTTGTCGATGCCGACCGCGCCGTTGCCGCAGGGCACCTTCGAGCCGACGCTGGATCCGGTGCCGGGCGGGCACTTCGTCTGGTCCGGTAGCGGCGCGGTGCCCCACAAACCGTTGGTGCCACCGGAAACGCCCTGCCAGCCCCTGGTGTAGAAGGGCACGCCGAGGTTGATCCGGCCTGCTGACATGGCGCCGCGGAAGTAGTGGTAGGCCCAGTCGGTGTTGAGGTGTCCGATGCCCTCGTACTGTGGAGTCGTGTAGACCTCCCAGAACTTGAGCTCGGCGTCCTTGCCGTCGTCGAAGAGCGCGGCGTTCGGACCGGCGTACTGGTTCCAGGAGCCGTGCAGGTCGTAGGTCATCAGGTTGGCGAAGTCCAGGTGCTGGGTCACCTGGTAGGTCTCCGCGCCGCGCAGCAGCCAGCCGGAGGCCGACACCGCGGCGGTGAGCAGGTAGTGCTTGCCGTCGGCCGCGCTGGCGGTGTCCAGCTTCTCCCGCAACGTCTTCATCAGCGCGACGTAGCCCTTCATCAGCTCGCCGCGCCGGGCGTTGGAGATCCAGTAGTCGTCCGGGTTGCCCGCGAACGGAGCCGAGGTGGCGTACTCGTAGTCGATGTCCGCCCCGTCGAAACCGTAGCTGCGCAGGAAGGTCACCACCGAGTCGGCGAAGGTGTCGATCGCCGCCTGGGTCTGGGTCAGCTTGTAGAAGCCGCCGGTGGCGTCCCGGGTGCCGTCCGGGCGCAGGATGCCACCGGACTCCGCCCAGCCGCCGACCGAGATCATCGTGCGCACCGTGGGGTGTTGCTTCTTGTGCTTGGTGAGCTGGTTGAAATGTCCCTTGTACGGCAGCGAGGGATCCATCTCCGCGCCCGGCACGCCCGGCCATTCCATGCCGGTGTGCGGGTTGTCCGGACCGTCCGGGCCGACCGAGATCCGGTTGTCCGTGCCGACGTGGGCGAAGGCGTGGTTGATGTGGGTCACCTTGTCCCACGGGATGTTGTGCGCCAGGTAGGACGGCGCGCCGTTGCGGCCGGTGCGCCAGCTGGTGAAGTAGCCGATCACGCGCCGGGAGTGCGCGCCCATCTTCTCCCGGCCCTGCGCGTCGTAGACCGTGCAGTAGGGCACGGTGACGCCCGGTTTCTGGTACAGGCCATCAGGCCGGCAGTCCTCGGCCGCGGGGCCGGGCTGGGCGGTGGCGACGGGTGCGACGGCCGCGGCCGCGAGCAGGGTGAGCGCGGCCGCCAGCGCGCCCCAGCCCCTCATCGCCTGCCCCCGGTCAGGCCCTCGCGCATCGCGCGGGAGAGCGTGCCGTCGTCCTCGGCCAGGTTCCAGGCGAACGCGCCGCCCAGGCCCTGTTCCTTGATGTAGGCGGTCTTGCGGGCGATTGTCGTCTCGTCGTCGAAGGACCAGAAGTCGGTGCCGTCATAGCCCCAGGTGGCGATCGCGGTGTCGTCG from Crossiella sp. CA-258035 harbors:
- a CDS encoding glycosyl hydrolase family 18 protein; the protein is MRGWGALAAALTLLAAAAVAPVATAQPGPAAEDCRPDGLYQKPGVTVPYCTVYDAQGREKMGAHSRRVIGYFTSWRTGRNGAPSYLAHNIPWDKVTHINHAFAHVGTDNRISVGPDGPDNPHTGMEWPGVPGAEMDPSLPYKGHFNQLTKHKKQHPTVRTMISVGGWAESGGILRPDGTRDATGGFYKLTQTQAAIDTFADSVVTFLRSYGFDGADIDYEYATSAPFAGNPDDYWISNARRGELMKGYVALMKTLREKLDTASAADGKHYLLTAAVSASGWLLRGAETYQVTQHLDFANLMTYDLHGSWNQYAGPNAALFDDGKDAELKFWEVYTTPQYEGIGHLNTDWAYHYFRGAMSAGRINLGVPFYTRGWQGVSGGTNGLWGTAPLPDQTKCPPGTGSSVGSKVPCGNGAVGIDNLWHDETAAGDEVPSGVNPMWHAKNLEEGITPDYLEAYGLDPKDPKNQLTGTYARNYDSTLVSPWLWNEQKKVFLSTEDEQSLAAKAKYVADKGIGGLMIWELAGDSAWDAKTGQYQMGQDLITTINDGLRGAAPYGNTKSATPRPADVLDVGVELTGFALGDANYPITPRVRLTNRSTTTIPAGAKVEFDYGTSAPGSMNDQSGFGLTVTRKGHTGPNIGGLKGDFQHASFTLPAGRTIPPGRTLELQVRYFLPIATPGNWRVTFGGRTYGLTADLAR